The genomic stretch CCGGCTAACATTAAGGAAAATTCACGGTGATCGAAAGCCTGTTGCATTAAGTGCAACGACCAAGCTACCAGTGCCACATCGAAAATGAGAATCGGGATTAACATTTCTTAACAACTTAAGTTCTAGTCTATTCTAATACATATCTCAAATAAATATTAACTTTTATAACAAAACTTAGATTTTCTTAAGGTTTATGGAAGTGATTGGGTTATTCTGCCACAACTCCAAAATTGTTTGTAGTAGTTTTGACTAACTATATCTAAATCTCCCCTAATCAGATTAATTCCAATACCATTATTACCGATTTCTTTCCCTGAACTGTGAATATATCGATCGTTTCCTAAATATAACGCTACATGAGTAACTCTTTTTGTTCCAAAAAAGATTAAATCCCCTGATCTTAATTCATTAATAGTAATTTTAGTGGCAAAATTTTCCTGTTGATAGGAGTCTCTAGGAAGCCAAATTCCCACACTAGTAAAAGCAGATTGTATTAACCCTGAACAATCATAATTAGGTGCAACAGTACCTCCCCAAAGGTAGTAATTAGGTGTGTTCATTGCTAGATAAGTAAATTCGATAATTTTAGGTATTAAACTAGCAATTTTTTCCTGAGAAATAAAAGTAGAAGAATAGGGTTTTGATGCAGGTTTTAAAAAAGATAAGTCCTCGATAGAAAGCCATGCAGGATAATGATCTTCACATAAACAAATTTTGATCGCATTATCTACTATAGAGGGAGAAATAATTTTCAATTGTCGCCCTTTTGCCATTTGAGTTGCTAACTCTTTACAATCAGATTTTGCATATAAATTTAAGTTTTTAACACTATAAAATTCTTCTGAATTAGATTTAGGTAATGAGTCTAACATATACTTTATTCATTAATAACGAGGTTTTAAATGAAAGTGATAAAACTTTAAATAATAATTTTCTTTTTATACAAGAATTAATTAAATTTATTTTTAACTTTTTTTGTCCAGCGAAAATCTACGTTTTTAATAATTGTATCTTCAAAATTATTTAAAATAATATTAGCTTTTATAAAATGAGTATTAATTAATTGAGCATTACTAAAATTGCTTTTTAATATTGTCGCTTCTCCTAGTTCTGTTTCGTATAAAATAGCATTACTAAAATCTGATTCAACGATCGTGCTATAATTCAAATCAGCTTCAGACAAGTTCGATCGATGTAGCTTAGTGTTAACTAATGTTGCATTTCTTAAATTAGCTAGTCTCAAATTAACCCCAATTAGATTAGTTTTTGTTAAGTCTGCATGGTTTAAATTCGCAAATCGCAAATTACTACCAATAAAATTCCCATCGGTTAAATTACAGTTACTTAAATTAATGCCTTCCAAGTCATAACTACTAAAACTCATCCCTGTAAGATCGATTAACACATCTTGATTATAAACACGCCATTGATTCCAATTTGCGACATTTTTAATTAAATTTCTCCAATATTCTTGATTATCCATGACTGTTTCAATAAATAGTTAATAGTTTTTCTCGTTATAACATGAATCAATGAAAAGAGTGTTTCAAATTCTCGTTAGTGTTAAAAATTAAGATTTTTCATTATTTCTTACTTATTCCTTCACCTGATCTACATTTATACGTCCTCCTATATTTGCGATCGCACCTAAAGCCGCCTCTGCCCCTGCTTTTATATCTCTTTCTGCACCACCTAAATAAAGTCTGCCAAAACTACCCACTGCTTGAACTGAAAGAATATTAATCAAGGCGTATTTCTCTGCTTCATTAGCCGCTAAAGCAGCATAGGCGGCTGGTTTTACCTCTAAAACATATAAAGTTTCTCCAGCTAATAACATTTGCCCTCGTCGATTGCGGTTAATAATTTGTGCTTGATAAGGATCAATATTACGAATAATTTGACTAGAAACGACTTCAGGTTTTAAACAGTCTTTTTCACTAACTCCTAAAGCATCTAAAATTGCTTTTCCTGCGGTTTTTGTTTCCCCTTGATTACTAGAATGAATCTCCAATAATCCATAAAGACGTTCCACAAATTGAACACCTGGACGTACTACTGCCGATTTTAAAGCTATATCAGTAATTCTATTTATCTCAATCCCCGGAGAAATTTCAATCCAAAGAGAGGCATCTCCGGGTAATGGTAAAAAACCTAAGGCAACTGTACCAATATAGGAAGCGTGTTGAGGTTGTAATCGGTCTAAATAAACGTAGCTTCGGAGTTCAACACTCATGTTTTAATCTTTTTCTTTTGATGGTGAGATGATAAATGTTTTTGAAATAAAACCAACAGCAAATTATATCATGGTCAGGGGATGATATACTGAAGTAGTAACATTTGAATTATCAATTTGATTTCTCTCCCATGACTACAGAAACTCGACTGTATTGTTATCCTCCTTTAATATCAGGTATTCTGAAAAAAAGATATAAACGTTTTCTTGCAGATATTGAATTGGAAACAGGAGAATTAATTACGGCTCATTGTGCTAACACCGGGCCAATGTTAGGATTGTGTAGTGTGGACAGTCGAGTAATGGTGTCTAAAAGTAATAACCCAAAGCGTAAACTAGCTTACACATGGGAAATGATAGAGGTGGGAGAAAATAATCCTGTGTGGGTTGGTATTAATACGGCATT from Geminocystis sp. NIES-3709 encodes the following:
- a CDS encoding C40 family peptidase, translating into MLDSLPKSNSEEFYSVKNLNLYAKSDCKELATQMAKGRQLKIISPSIVDNAIKICLCEDHYPAWLSIEDLSFLKPASKPYSSTFISQEKIASLIPKIIEFTYLAMNTPNYYLWGGTVAPNYDCSGLIQSAFTSVGIWLPRDSYQQENFATKITINELRSGDLIFFGTKRVTHVALYLGNDRYIHSSGKEIGNNGIGINLIRGDLDIVSQNYYKQFWSCGRITQSLP
- a CDS encoding pentapeptide repeat-containing protein, with product MDNQEYWRNLIKNVANWNQWRVYNQDVLIDLTGMSFSSYDLEGINLSNCNLTDGNFIGSNLRFANLNHADLTKTNLIGVNLRLANLRNATLVNTKLHRSNLSEADLNYSTIVESDFSNAILYETELGEATILKSNFSNAQLINTHFIKANIILNNFEDTIIKNVDFRWTKKVKNKFN